The proteins below come from a single Nitrospinota bacterium genomic window:
- the tsaB gene encoding tRNA (adenosine(37)-N6)-threonylcarbamoyltransferase complex dimerization subunit type 1 TsaB encodes MIIVGVNTSTRQGSVALVANDEVVDQEESSSPESFSRTLLVMIDKLLSRNHGEIQDIDGFGIAVGPGSFTGIRIGLATLSGICLSRSIPVYGVSTLEAIALSSCHSGPGTIIPMLDAGQENAYFASFKKNGRELERLSPDRVAEISEIAKEAEANTLTLGDGAEVYREQLSLSGVGIMESNFCFSTSAGVGLLAEKMALANVQSDIYRIKPNYMHRGSIKNYPLTLEG; translated from the coding sequence ATGATAATAGTAGGAGTTAATACATCCACTCGTCAGGGGAGCGTCGCTCTTGTTGCGAATGATGAAGTTGTGGATCAGGAAGAATCCAGCTCGCCAGAGTCGTTTTCCCGTACACTTCTGGTAATGATAGACAAACTTCTTTCACGCAATCATGGTGAAATTCAGGATATTGACGGATTCGGTATCGCTGTTGGACCAGGCTCGTTTACCGGTATACGTATCGGCCTCGCTACCTTGAGCGGGATATGTCTTTCACGAAGCATTCCGGTTTATGGAGTTAGCACGCTCGAGGCTATAGCTCTCTCCTCCTGCCATTCCGGCCCCGGGACGATCATTCCAATGCTGGATGCGGGACAGGAGAACGCCTACTTCGCTTCATTTAAAAAAAACGGGAGAGAGCTGGAACGTCTTTCGCCTGATCGCGTAGCGGAAATCAGTGAAATTGCAAAGGAAGCGGAGGCCAACACACTCACCCTGGGTGACGGGGCTGAGGTTTACAGGGAACAATTAAGCCTCTCTGGCGTTGGCATTATGGAAAGCAATTTTTGCTTTTCCACATCGGCGGGGGTCGGTTTACTTGCAGAGAAAATGGCATTGGCAAATGTACAGAGCGACATATATCGTATCAAACCAAATTACATGCACCGCGGTTCAATCAAAAACTACCCATTAACTTTGGAGGGCTAG